The following coding sequences lie in one Aminivibrio sp. genomic window:
- a CDS encoding TRAP transporter substrate-binding protein produces the protein MKQVRLVSLLLGAAFIATALFGFTGRVAAQEYTLQLAGAYPSTGETPRALATEKIKELIEKKTNGKIKVQIYLDNQLGGDREILEGCQLGDIAMVSQTTAPQVGFIPELAIFDIPMLYENMDVARKALSGPFRAKLEEWYDRAGLKLLLFEPIYYRETTTNRPIKSLADFSGLKIRTMENEYHMAFWKALGANPTPLSFAELYVALQQNTVDAQENPYEIIWSSKFYEVQKFLINTHHIAFILSININKGIYESMPAEYKAIIDESMKETADYLFNLAKAKNDAMLTSLRGTGITVIDLDPALQAELKKAAAETEKLIRKNVGDAVVDELLKSAEDARK, from the coding sequence ATGAAGCAGGTCAGGTTGGTTTCTCTTTTGTTGGGAGCCGCTTTTATTGCGACGGCGCTGTTCGGATTCACAGGTCGGGTGGCCGCCCAGGAGTATACACTGCAGCTGGCGGGGGCCTATCCTTCCACCGGTGAAACCCCGAGAGCTCTGGCAACGGAAAAGATCAAGGAACTCATCGAAAAGAAGACCAACGGAAAGATCAAAGTGCAGATTTACCTCGACAATCAGCTCGGCGGCGACCGGGAGATTCTCGAAGGATGCCAGCTGGGCGACATCGCCATGGTCTCCCAGACCACCGCTCCCCAGGTAGGATTTATCCCGGAGCTTGCCATTTTTGACATCCCCATGCTGTACGAAAACATGGACGTGGCGAGAAAAGCCCTTTCCGGACCGTTCCGGGCAAAACTCGAAGAGTGGTACGACAGGGCAGGCCTCAAGCTGCTCCTTTTTGAACCTATCTATTACCGCGAGACGACAACCAACAGGCCCATTAAAAGCCTCGCCGACTTCAGCGGTCTCAAGATCCGCACCATGGAGAACGAATACCACATGGCCTTCTGGAAGGCTCTCGGTGCCAACCCGACTCCGCTGAGCTTCGCTGAACTCTATGTGGCCCTGCAGCAGAATACGGTGGATGCCCAGGAAAATCCCTATGAAATCATCTGGTCCAGCAAATTCTACGAGGTCCAGAAATTTCTCATCAATACCCACCATATCGCGTTCATTCTGAGCATCAACATCAACAAGGGCATTTACGAGAGCATGCCTGCTGAATATAAGGCTATAATCGACGAAAGCATGAAGGAGACTGCGGATTACCTCTTCAACCTCGCGAAAGCCAAGAATGACGCCATGCTGACCTCCCTCCGAGGTACCGGCATAACCGTCATCGATCTTGATCCCGCCCTTCAGGCGGAACTTAAAAAGGCCGCAGCGGAAACGGAAAAGCTGATCCGTAAAAATGTCGGGGACGCGGTTGTTGATGAACTTCTGAAATCCGCCGAAGATGCAAGAAAGTAA